TACAGCTATGTAGTGACATGATTTAATGAGAATGTTTTATACCCATAGAGTCTGAAGCTTCGAGTACCCAAGCTGCTTGCAATTGCCAGGGGTGTAAAGACATTAACATTCCTTTTCAACCTCAGCTACCAGCTGTGAAGGATGAGAGACCTATTTTGACGAGATGGTATGAGCTCTACCCATGGATAACTGTGTGTTCAGAAAATAGGAAAATATTTTGCTATTTGTGCAGAGCTGCTAAGGCAAACAATTTGCTGAGTGTGACTCCTACAAGGAAGTATCAGCCAGCATTCGTGGAAGATGGTTTCAACAATTTTAAGAAAGCCATAGACAGGTTTCGTGCTCACGAAGATAGTAACATGCATAAAGAAGTTGTGCTGAAGAGATCTACAGGTGTGAGGGTAGACACTCTGCTGAGCACACAGCTTGCAACTGATCAACTTTATCATAGAACAATGCTTATGAAACTACTCTCTACCATTAAGTTCCTTGTAAGACAAGGATTGCCTCTTCGTGGAAAACATGACGGTGATGATCCTGAAGGAAATCTAGCCCAACTTCTTCTACTTAGGGCTGAAGAAGATAAAAAAATGCTGAGATGGCTTAAACAGCGTGATTATCTTTCGCCCGAGATTGTGAATGAAATTATTACCAAAATGGGGCAGTTTGTACTTAGAGATATACTGTCACATGTGAAAGAGAGTCGTTTTTATTCAATCTTAGCTGATGAAGCCACTGACGTATCCCACCAAGAGCAAATGTGTCTCTCTGTTCGCTGGATTGATGAAGATCTAAATGTTCATGAAGATGGATTAGGATTGTTTCAATTACCTGATACTAAAGCCTGTACTGTTTTCTCTGCTATCAAGGACATTCTAATTAGATGTACCTTACCTTTGTGTTCAATACGAGGTCAAGCATACGACGGTGCTTCTACAATGAGTGGGATAAGAAATGGTGTACAAGCCCTAATGAAATCTGAAGTTCCTGAGGCATTGTATGTTCATTGCTTAGCTCATAATCTTAATCTCGTCCTCAAAGATGTTACAAACAAATCTGAACTGGTCAGGAATGTAATGGATTTCATATACAATCTTGTACAGCTCATACGCTTTTCTCCCAAGCGGCTATCCTTGTTCGATTCACTCCGTAAAGATATTGCTCTACAAGGAGATGGGAGTACTCCATCACTGAGAGTGCTTTGTCCCACACGCTGGACTGTTCGTCATACTGCTATAAATTCTATCTTGAGAAATTATCAGGTGTTGATTGATGCTTTGGAAATTATTCAGAAAGGCCATGATGAGTACGCAGCAAAAGCCAACGGTCTACTTGGGCGTATGGAATGCTTTGACACGTACTTTGCACTGAAACTTGCTTACTTGGTATTTTCTGCTTCTGAGCAGTTGTCCATTAACTTGCAAGCAGTGGACCTAACAATTCAGGAAGCAACTACAGGTGCTAGTCTACTTGCATCCCACCTAAAAGCTCTTCGGACTGAATCTAAATTTGATCAGTTTTATAGTTCAGTATGTGAGGAAAGCAAGCATTTCACTGAAGAGCCCAAATTGCCTCGCCAAAGGAAATTACCCAAGAGGTATAATACTGGAAGTACTGCACACCAATACACAGACCCTAAGTCAAGGTTTAGACGTGCGTATTATGAAGTACTAGAACTTGCTGGAGGTGAGATCGATAGAAGATTTGATCAGAAAGATATGAAAATTATAAAAGAAATTGAAATACTCCTGCTGAATGCTGCAAATGGAAGACCATATGATATTGAGATCCTTCCTCCCTCCGTAAAAAGTTTCCTTGAGAAGGACTTTGATTTGAAACGTTTGTGTACACATCTTGCACTAGTTGCTGATATGGTTAAGCAAGCTACTCCACAAGTAACAACTGTGACAAATATAAGGACTATAGCTCAAGCGATTAATAGCAATCATATTTACAAGAAAATGCTGTCTGAAGTGTTTATGCTACTCTCATTGTACTTTACCTTCCCTGTAACAACAGCTTCAGCCGAAAGATCGTTTTCAGCACTGCGAAGGCTCAAAACATTCTTGAGGAGCACAATGACTGAATGTAGACTTAACAATCTTTTTTTGctttatgtacacaaacatagGACAGACAGGATAGATTTATTAGCTATAGCGAAGGATTTTATTTCTGTTAATTCTAGAAGACAAAGATATTTTGGAGAATTTTAAATTGTGTCTCAGTGATATTGGTATAACATATTGTTTGCCCCCCTTAGGTAAAACATCTTCCGACCCctatgtttttcttgttctctcactgctgaaaacgttttattccaaataagaatcacttcctagtgttcaataacaagtgtgcaataatacttccgggtgtgcgatatggaaatatatctgcacagtcggtgatgagtcgcttcctgtgcaattcTTC
This is a stretch of genomic DNA from Halichondria panicea chromosome 1, odHalPani1.1, whole genome shotgun sequence. It encodes these proteins:
- the LOC135338190 gene encoding zinc finger MYM-type protein 1-like — translated: MYQAKITFSSLSDSSTTSASLDQAESEASSTQAACNCQGCKDINIPFQPQLPAVKDERPILTRWYELYPWITVCSENRKIFCYLCRAAKANNLLSVTPTRKYQPAFVEDGFNNFKKAIDRFRAHEDSNMHKEVVLKRSTGVRVDTLLSTQLATDQLYHRTMLMKLLSTIKFLVRQGLPLRGKHDGDDPEGNLAQLLLLRAEEDKKMLRWLKQRDYLSPEIVNEIITKMGQFVLRDILSHVKESRFYSILADEATDVSHQEQMCLSVRWIDEDLNVHEDGLGLFQLPDTKACTVFSAIKDILIRCTLPLCSIRGQAYDGASTMSGIRNGVQALMKSEVPEALYVHCLAHNLNLVLKDVTNKSELVRNVMDFIYNLVQLIRFSPKRLSLFDSLRKDIALQGDGSTPSLRVLCPTRWTVRHTAINSILRNYQVLIDALEIIQKGHDEYAAKANGLLGRMECFDTYFALKLAYLVFSASEQLSINLQAVDLTIQEATTGASLLASHLKALRTESKFDQFYSSVCEESKHFTEEPKLPRQRKLPKRYNTGSTAHQYTDPKSRFRRAYYEVLELAGGEIDRRFDQKDMKIIKEIEILLLNAANGRPYDIEILPPSVKSFLEKDFDLKRLCTHLALVADMVKQATPQVTTVTNIRTIAQAINSNHIYKKMLSEVFMLLSLYFTFPVTTASAERSFSALRRLKTFLRSTMTECRLNNLFLLYVHKHRTDRIDLLAIAKDFISVNSRRQRYFGEF